The following proteins are encoded in a genomic region of Pyrus communis chromosome 11, drPyrComm1.1, whole genome shotgun sequence:
- the LOC137749259 gene encoding putative pentatricopeptide repeat-containing protein At1g17630: MFHASPQCLHHNHLCFPQILNHLLSKHLQVHQTQIISHPSCTTSNEFLDFFEHLLRQCAGPEQCKQVHSQIVTTGTCQSAFLAARLIAVYARLGLVLDAKKVFDTTTVEGTSNVLMWNSVLRAYVSHGFYEEALQLYDKMRKLGVWGDGFTFPLVIRACAFISRLKLSRSVHAHVIRIGFQNHLHVVNDLLGMYGKIGRMDCARRLFNRMGVRNYVSWNTMVSSYAFNYDCDGTTEMFRRMKLEGFVPNPVTWTSLLSSHARCGRHEETLELFGRMRAVGIETTAESLSVVLSVCANLAVVHKGKMIHGYVIRGGFQDYLFVENALICMYGKCGDVENAHESFLGMKSQNLVSWNALISAYAECGLCDEAFAIFSRLNEHPLMRPNIISWSAVIGGLSSQGRGEESLELFRQMQNAGIIGNSVTISSVLSVCAELPALNLGREIHCHVVRALIDGSILVRNGLVNMYTKCGSFKEGHLVFESIDSKDLITWNTMIAGYGMHGLGETALRVFYQMLDSGLKPDKVTFVSVLSACSHGGLVTEGCRLYDQMISVYGIEPQMEHYACMVDLLGRAGLLQEGSKIVKNMPMEPNACVLGALLNSCRMHKNSNIAEETAANVFSLNSEMTGSYMLLSNMYAASGRWEESAKVRISAKTKGLKKIRGQSWIEVKNKVFMFSAGETMQAGLELIHGILQDLALQMEREGFNTTGYKCKHISPNDKLDYVILGQYIY, encoded by the coding sequence ATGTTTCATGCATCGCCTCAGTGTCTCCATCACAACCATCTCTGTTTCCCACAAATTCTCAACCATTTGCTCTCTAAACACCTCCAGGTTCATCAGACCCAAATCATATCACACCCGTCCTGCACTACCAGCAATGAATTTCTTGACTTCTTTGAACACCTTCTTCGACAATGTGCTGGACCTGAACAGTGCAAACAAGTTCATTCCCAAATTGTTACCACGGGCACCTGTCAGTCAGCATTCTTGGCCGCCCGGCTCATAGCTGTTTATGCACGTCTTGGCCTCGTGTTGGATGCAAAGAAAGTTTTTGACACCACCACAGTTGAAGGTACATCAAATGTGCTCATGTGGAATTCAGTCCTTAGAGCTTATGTCtctcatgggttttatgaagaAGCACTCCAACTATATGACAAAATGCGTAAACTGGGGGTTTGGGGAGATGGGTTTACATTTCCTTTGGTTATTAGGGCTTGTGCATTTATATCAAGGCTTAAGTTATCCAGGAGTGTGCATGCTCATGTTATACGTATTGGTTTTCAGAATCATCTTCATGTTGTCAACGACTTGTTGGGAATGTATGGGAAAATTGGTCGGATGGATTGTGCTCGCCGGTTGTTTAATAGAATGGGTGTGAGAAATTATGTTTCATGGAATACTATGGTCTCTAGCTATGCCTTTAATTATGACTGCGATGGTACTACTGAGATGTTTAGGAGGATGAAGTTAGAAGGGTTTGTGCCGAACCCTGTGACTTGGACATCATTATTGTCAAGTCATGCTCGTTGTGGCCGCCATGAAGAGACCTTGGAGTTGTTTGGTAGAATGAGGGCGGTAGGAATTGAAACTACAGCTGAATCGCTTTCTGTGGTGTTATCTGTATGTGCTAACCTGGCTGTGGTTCACAAGGGTAAGATGATTCATGGATATGTTATAAGGGGTGGCTTCCAAGATTACTTGTTTGTGGAAAATGCCCTTATATGTATGTACGGAAAGTGTGGTGATGTAGAAAATGCTCACGAATCATTTTTGGGAATGAAAAGCCAGAACCTTGTCAGTTGGAATGCTTTGATCTCAGCCTATGCTGAATGTGGTTTGTGCGATGAGGCCTTTGCAATATTTTCTCGGCTGAATGAACACCCATTAATGAGACCTAATATCATAAGTTGGAGTGCTGTTATTGGAGGGCTTTCTTCCCAGGGACGAGGAGAGGAGTCTCTAGAACTTTTTCGGCAGATGCAGAATGCAGGAATAATTGGCAATTCTGTCACCATATCCAGTGTTTTATCTGTTTGTGCTGAACTACCAGCATTGAACCTTGGTAGGGAAATTCATTGTCATGTGGTTAGGGCTTTGATAGATGGTAGCATTTTGGTTAGAAATGGCTTGGTTAACATGTATACGAAGTGTGGAAGTTTTAAGGAAGGGCATCTAGTATTTGAGAGTATTGACAGTAAGGACTTGATAACGTGGAACACTATGATTGCTGGATACGGGATGCATGGACTTGGTGAGACTGCTCTAAGAGTTTTTTATCAGATGCTCGACTCGGGATTAAAGCCAGACAAAGTAACATTTGTTTCTGTTCTTTCCGCTTGCAGCCATGGCGGGCTAGTCACAGAGGGTTGTCGTCTTTATGATCAGATGATTAGCGTCTACGGTATAGAACCCCAGATGGAGCACTATGCGTGCATGGTTGATCTTCTCGGCCGTGCTGGGTTATTGCAAGAAGGAAGCAAGATTGTGAAAAACATGCCAATGGAACCCAATGCTTGTGTTTTGGGTGCTCTTCTTAATTCTTGTAGGATGCACAAGAACAGTAATATTGCAGAAGAAACTGCCGCCAACGTTTTCAGCTTGAACTCTGAAATGACCGGGAGCTACATGCTGCTGTCAAATATGTATGCTGCTAGCGGGAGATGGGAGGAGTCGGCGAAGGTGAGGATCTCAGCAAAGACAAAGGGTTTGAAGAAGATCCGGGGCCAGAGTTGGATCGAGGTGAAGAATAAGGTTTTTATGTTCTCGGCAGGGGAGACTATGCAAGCAGGGTTGGAGTTGATTCATGGTATCCTTCAAGACTTGGCGCTTCAAATGGAGAGAGAGGGATTCAACACAACAGGCTACAAATGTAAACATATTTCTCCAAATGATAAATTGGATTATGTTATTCTTGGTCAATATATTTATTAA
- the LOC137708795 gene encoding MAR-binding filament-like protein 1-1, which translates to MGSSCFLHSPLSLSPFPSSSSSSSHPIFLCSSSRNADTRRRRTTLPMASLRQEDSNDGVCSSRRAILFVGISVLPFLQLRGTALEGLATKQSELKTLEESKNAEEAPQTNGAPNPVLSLLNGIGILSSGVVGALYVLTQSEKKATDAMVESMKTKLKEKEAAIVSLGKSYESKLLGEQEERSKQLTKAKEEQNSLTSQLSSAKSTIASLRKELNGEKKLIEELKIQIDSLKTNLSRAGEEKVVLEENLKEKQNSIEVLQGRIDLLNSDIKDKENNVQSLGSSLVAKDMELKDLKSIYNQTRDELANTLTDIQKLKGEVLKNQKELDLKNLSVDELNATVSSLISEIDDLKSKFVAMQEEYKKLKTSSARKADLDSKLLGEKEEELQQLKEKLELALNDTSRNKEVIADLTRERENLKEILDKELENEKNLKHELKSTQEALVKSRSEASNLENQLKQSKTLCTELEAEISRVQAEFAGVRESLQRSLDEATLSGDAVAGELAAAKELLKKTNEELQVLSQDLATVVIKRDSLQEELVDVYKDAERASNDLKEEKELVSSLKKEVQALEKQISKDKQSRKSLETDLEGATKALDEMSQNALVLSQDFERANSLISSLEDEKKVVYKSLTEQKIVSKEARENMEDVRNLAMRLSKEKDGLEKRSKKLEEELASAKGEILWLRNQINSSKHLVNNQQLPEKAEEPVTVAPRKRGRRKKAAE; encoded by the exons ATGGGGAGCTCTTGCTTTTTGCACTcacccctctccctctctcctttcccctcttcttcttcttcttcctctcaccCCATTTTCCTGTGTTCCTCCTCCAGGAATGCAGAtaccaggaggaggaggacgacgTTGCCAATGGCGTCCCTGCGGCAGGAGGACTCAAACGACGGCGTTTGCAGCAGCAGGAGGGCTATTCTGTTTGTGGGTATTTCAGTTCTTCCATTTTTGCAGCTCAGGGGCACTGCTCTTGAAGGCTTGGCCACTA aaCAAAGTGAGCTAAAGACACTGGAGGAGAGTAAAAACGCAGAG GAAGCACCTCAAACAAATGGGGCACCAAATCCCGTTTTGTCTCTCCTAAATGGCATTGGTATATTAAGTTCTGGTGTCGTCGGTGCACTCTATGTGTTGACTCAGTCGGAAAAGAAAGCCACTGATGCCATGGTCGAATCT ATGAAGACCAAGCTGAAAGAAAAGGAAGCTGCTATTGTTTCACTGGGGAAGAGCTATGAATCTAAGCTACTAGGTGAACAGGAAGAACGGAGCAAGCAACTCACAAAGGCAAAGGAAGAGCAGAATTCTCTAACAAGCCAACTGAGTTCGGCAAAAAGTACAATTGCAAGCTTAAGAAAGGAACTAAATGGTGAGAAGAAATTGATTGAGGAGCTTAAAATTCAAATTGACAGTCTTAAAACCAACCTTTCAAGGGCTGGAGAAGAAAAGGTGGTActtgaagaaaatttgaaggaaaagcAAAACTCAATTGAAGTCTTACAGGGAAGAATTGATTTGCTCAATTCAGACATCAAggataaagaaaataatgttCAAAGTCTTGGCTCTTCTCTTGTAGCAAAAGATATGGAGTTGAAGGACTTGAAATCTATCTACAATCAAACGAGGGATGAACTAGCCAATACACTTACAGATATTCAAAAATTGAAAGGCGAAGTCCTgaaaaatcaaaaggaattgGATTTGAAGAATTTATCTGTCGATGAACTGAATGCAACAGTTAGTTCTTTAATTTCTGAGATAGATGATTTGAAGAGCAAGTTTGTTGCTATGCAGGAGGAATACAAAAAGCTGAAAACATCCTCCGCTAGAAAGGCAGATTTGGATTCTAAGCTTTTGggagaaaaggaagaggaaCTTCAGCAGCTAAAGGAAAAGCTTGAACTTGCTCTGAATGACACGAGTAGAAACAAAGAAGTAATTGCTGATTTGACCCGAGAGAGGGAAAACTTGAAGGAAATTCTGGATAAAGAACTGGAAAATGAAAAGAATCTGAAACATGAACTCAAGAGTACTCAGGAAGCTCTTGTAAAATCAAGAAGTGAAGCTTCCAATTtggaaaatcaattaaaacagtCAAAAACTTTGTGCACGGAGCTTGAAGCTGAGATCTCTAGGGTTCAGGCCGAGTTTGCTGGGGTCAGGGAATCGCTGCAGAGGAGCCTTGATGAGGCTACCTTAAGTGGTGATGCGGTTGCTGGTGAGCTTGCTGCAGCAAAAGAACTTTTGAAGAAGACAAATGAGGAGCTGCAAGTTTTGTCCCAGGACTTAGCAACTGTTGTGATAAAACGTGATAGCCTGCAGGAGGAATTGGTTGATGTCTATAAAGATGCTGAAAGAGCTTCTAATGatctaaaagaagaaaaagagctAGTTTCTTCTTTAAAAAAAGAAGTTCAAGCTCTGGAGAAGCAGATTTCGAAGGATAAGCAGTCTCGTAAGTCTCTTGAAACAGACCTGGAAGGGGCTACCAAAGCACTGGATGAGATGAGCCAAAATGCATTGGTACTTTCCCAAGATTTTGAGAGGGCTAATTCTCTAATTTCTAGCCTTGAAGATGAGAAAAAGGTCGTTTACAAGTCCCTTACAGAGCAAAAGATTGTGTCCAAAGAGGCCCGAGAAAACATGGAAGATGTCCGTAATCTTGCCATGAGACTGAGCAAGGAAAAGGATGGTCTGGAGAAGAGAAGCAAAAAATTGGAGGAGGAATTGGCATCTGCCAAGGGTGAAATATTGTGGCTAAGAAATCAAATAAACTCGTCCAAACATCTTGTAAATAATCAGCAACTGCCGGAAAAGGCTGAAGAGCCTGTCACTGTCGCTCCAAGAAAACGTGGTAGGAGGAAAAAGGCTGCCGAGTAA